One genomic region from Lathamus discolor isolate bLatDis1 chromosome 9, bLatDis1.hap1, whole genome shotgun sequence encodes:
- the MAP7D3 gene encoding MAP7 domain-containing protein 3: protein MAEGGGGAAPPSCSSSSSSSLKGLREQMVAAAQAIAEERRSQSGISPVAVQTSINIKTATKPVIDGSILRTEERQRLARERREEREKQQAARETQILEKERKAKLQYEKQLEERQRKLKEQKQKEEQRRAAVEEKRKQKIEEEKERYEAVLHRTLERNQRLETRQKRWSWGGSVTPDSESKTEQQTAAEGGTGASKRSTSTANLKQAEAVMDKRLSSSAALLNASHQSTTKRSASLNRLNNKVPPHSQQSALKGAQVEQKGGTDKKRSTSLNRVNSKPQSSPELEKVKKEEKPARRSQLSPLDSSVLSRLLTPTQASLARSKSAATLSADGQDPSESHLCPRSASASSISSPVPAPKVPVRSRSIDRLKSSVSSSDASSPDSTQKSEADKPSPGSGLRRPPSPSVSARRRSPSPANLVKRPPSPSTVRQKTRPPSPGLSKQRPPSPSPVSKSAPVQRPSLTPGVMNITKKKTEAESKPKDKSTEGTGQEQGVSPAMDRDAVAASTKTKEESSSKTVAGTTTAEEAAKILAEKRRLAREQREREDQERVQRQEEERIREEEMAKRATEDKARREEELRKQEEEKRLANEEQQRQAEEERIRQEQEEQEKLAELQHQREEAEAKAQEEAERQRLERERIMQQNMQERLERKKRIEEIMKRTRKSDQNESKLQNEGKSASEAMEGEDIEEEEELGLEKTDQPGKLNGIDLLQEAKEEAEGCLETAHSLISAEPEEQEVSEVKASEVFMNGSDLKSDESSLLVPELKDASHPAKEMVMDASVELGVIEADHTVGLIQNLNGKASSWTFEEFIDIGVHSKSPKLSSDGISAGNCNQNLNDAATIPSSPKLAFEEDGAVNSLTKPIDASSGNPS, encoded by the exons TGATAGATGGTTCCATTctaagaacagaagaaagacaACGACTGGCCAGGGAGCGTAGAGAAGAGCGGGAAAAGCAACAag CTGCCAGAGAGACGCAGATcctggagaaggagagaaaagcaaaactccAGTATGAAAAACAGCtagaagaaaggcagagaaagctaaaagaacagaagcagaaagaggagCAACGGAGGGCAGCAgtagaagaaaagaggaaacaaaaaatcgAGGAGGAAAAG GAGCGATACGAAGCAGTTCTGCATCGTACCTTGGAACGCAATCAGCGACTGGAAACACGACAGAAGAGATGGTCCTGGGGAGGATCTGTAACTCCAGACTCAGAGAGCAAAACGG aacaACAGACCGCAGCTGAAGGTGGAACTGGTG CCAGCAAGCGGTCTACCTCCACAGCAAACCTCAAACAGGCAGAAGCTGTCATGGATAAACGGTTGTCATCATCCGCAGCGCTTTTAAATGCTTCTCATCAAA GTACCACAAAGAGAAGTGCCTCATTAAACAGACTGAATAACAAAGTTCCTCCACATTCCCAGCAGTCAGCACTCAAAGGTGCACAGGTGGAACAGAAAG GAGGAACAGACAAGAAGAGGAGCACATCTTTGAATAGAGTGAATAGTAAACCCCAGTCCTCTCCAGAActagaaaaagtgaaaaaggaagaaaaaccag CTCGTCGCTCCCAGCTCAGTCCTCTGGACAGTAGCGTACTCAGTCGCCTCCTCACCCCTACACAGGCCTCTTTAGCTAGGAGTAAAAGTGCTGCTACATTATCGGCTGATGGACAGGATCCCTCAG AATCTCACCTCTGTCCTCGTTCAGCTTCAGCCAGTTCCATCAGTTCCCCAGTCCCAGCTCCTAAAGTGCCCGTGCGCAGTCGTAGCATCGACAGATTGAAGTCCTCTGTATCTTCATCTGATGCAAGTTCACCAGATTCAACCCAG AAATCAGAGGCAGACAAACCATCTCCAGGTTCTGGTTTAAGACGCCCTCCATCGCCATCTGTGTCTGCCCGAAGAAGATCCCCCTCTCCTGCTAATCTGGTGAAGCGTCCTCCATCACCTTCTACAGTTAG GCAGAAGACTCGCCCACCTTCCCCTGGCCTGTCAAAACAGAGGCCACCCTCTCCTAGTCCAGTCTCTAAATCAGCACCCGTCCAACGTCCATCTCTCACACCTGGTGTCATGAACAttaccaaaaagaaaactgaagcagagAGCAAACCAAAGGACAAGAGCACAGAAGGAACAGGACAAGAGCAAGGTGTTTCACcagccatggacagggatgcaGTAGCAGCTAGCACAAAGACCAAAGAAG AATCCAGTAGCAAAACAGTAGCAGGGACCACCACAGCTGAAGAAGCTGCTAAAATCTTGGCAGAGAAACGGCGTCTGGCACGGGAGCAAAGAGAGCGTGAAGACCAAGAAAGAGTTCAGAgacaggaagaggaaag AatcagagaagaagaaatggccAAGAGAGCAACCGAGGACAAAGCACGACGGGAGGAGGAGCTCCGcaagcaggaggaagagaagagactGGCTAATGAGGAACAACAGAGACAAGCGGAAGAGGAGAGGATCCGccaagagcaggaagagcaggagaaactTGCAGAGCTTCAGCACCAG agagaagAAGCTGAAGCAAAAGCTCAAGAAGAGGCTGAAAGACaaaggctggaaagggagagaATTATGCAGCAAAATATGCAGGAAAGgcttgaaaggaaaaag AGAAttgaagaaataatgaaaagaacACGAAAATCAGATCAAAATGAATCCAAG TTGCAGAATGAAGGGAAGTCTGCCTCAGAGGCTATGGAGGGAGAGGATattgaagaggaggaagagctgggcCTGGAGAAGACTGATCAACCAG GAAAGCTGAATGGCATTGACCTGCTCCAGGAAGccaaggaggaggcagagggtTGCTTGGAGACTGCACATAGCTTGATCTCTGCAGAGCCTGAGGAGCAAGAGGTGTCTGAGGTGAAGGCCAGTGAAGTGTTTATGAATGGAAGTGATTTGAAAAGTGATGAGAGTTCTCTACTTGTTCCTGAACTGAAGGATGCCAG CCATCCTGCAAAAGAAATGGTTATGGATGCCTCGGTGGAGTTGGGTGTTATCGAAGCTGATCATACAGTTGGACTTATTCAGAACCTTAATGGCAAAGCCAGTTCATGGACTTTTGAGGAGTTTATTGACATTGGGGTACATTCCAAGTCACCCAAACTGAGCTCGGATGGCATCTCTGCTGGTAACTGTAATCAAAACTTGAATGATGCTGCTACAATACCTTCTAGTCCCAAATTGGCTTTTGAGGAAGATGGTGCAGTGAATTCATTGACCAAACCTATAGATGCTTCATCAGGTAATCCAAGCTGA